The Spinacia oleracea cultivar Varoflay chromosome 2, BTI_SOV_V1, whole genome shotgun sequence DNA segment catcaactgatggtgagaccagttcacacttgcgaatttaggtatgttatttctatagtttagacatgttactttttttttttaattttagaggaggtactttttttaatttaggtatgttagttctatagtttatacatgttactttttttgtacagagtagttttaggggagataccttcttagtttaggtatggtatttctatagtttagacatgctacttttttttatataattttagaggaagtactttttttagtttaggatgttacttatatagtttatacatgttactttttttatacggagtagttttaggggagataccttcttaggttatgtatgttacttctatagtttagacatgttacttttttttttaataattttagatgaggtattttttttagtttaggtatgttacttctatagtttagacaagttactttttttatacggagtagttttaggggaggtactttttagtttaggtatgttatttctatagtttagacatgttacttttttttatacgaattagttttaggggaggtacctttttagtttatgtattacttctatagtttagacatgttacttttatttataattttagatgaggtacttttatagtttaggtatgttacttctatagtttagacatgttacttttttttatacggaatagttttaggggaggtacatttttagtttagctatgttacttctatagtttagacatgttactttttttttgtaattttcacaaattcttatttacaaagggtgtacaataaatattgtacaccggagtaaaagttaacacaAAATGCATAAAAGTtgagcttatatatgtaaaaattatctattttttagtgataattttttttattttagtaaaacttatttcttcaaaatcgctaataatgtataaaattaatcatctaatcctttaaaatgtttatctatcaaattttttttactaatataaaagttaatcaaaactaagttaaagttacaaaaaaatgtgtaaaagttatcttggtgtacaataaatttattgttatAATGGAAGCAAGAAAGATTATAAATAACGTAAATAAACAACACAAatatttaacgtggttcactaacaacgTGTGATCTACGGTCACATGCAGAAGAGAttaaagttttattgatcttgcactacaagaatttctatattttatgacaacctaataacgacgggttaaaatcccgtcgcaaaagagcttttgcgacggggataacaacccaacaaagacgagaacaaccgtcgcaaatgtattttacgacgggttaacgacggaattttccattaacgaaggccccttttatgacgggttcgcgacggaaaatcccgtcgttaatcaactattattggcctttagcgacgggatttcccgtcgttaatagtacaatttcttgtagtgttgagTAGTACAGATTACATaatacaactaggttatgacTCCATAATGTGAAGTTACAGTAAAGTacttgaccgattcaaggcatatTCTAACACCTTGAATATAATACAAAGTTCGAATCTGAATCTCACGATCCATTTCCGAATTCAAATTTCCTTAGGGTAAAAGTGGTGGAACTAACAAAAGCCTAAACACACCAATTAATTGTGAGATTTATACTATCCAACATGAGTTAAATATGGGTCGGGTTATCCAGCTACGTATATAAATAGAGCTACTACATCCACCTTGTGAAAGTGGAACATAAAAACAAGAGACCGAAACCAAATCATAGTATCATATCACAACTAAACTTAATTGCACAAATGGCTGCACCTGCTTGTTGTCTACCTCCCAACAATGATCTAGCATCAAGGCTAGTTCAAAAGATAGCTCAAACTGTAAAAGATGATATTCCTGACCAATTCTTGCACAAAGATGGCTTTCCTGAAGCCAAAGATATCGCTCAGTTTTGGACAGACTCTCTCCTCATTGATCTTTCTCTCATCTCTTCGGGAGATAAAGATGAATTTGCCAAATTCCAATCTGTTCTCTCTACCTGGGGTTGTTTCTTGGTATGCAATGCTTcctttcagttcagttcagttcaatttagttcagttcgagtttaatacttcgtattaaaaCATCAAAATAATGCATGTAtgctttctttttgttttgttttgtaagGTAAAAAATCATGGAATAGAAGAGTCTTTCCTAGAAGAGGTGATTGAGGTTTCAAGGGAATTCTTTTCACTTCCATTTGGTGAGAAGATGAAATACTATACAGATGATATCTTCCAAGGGTATGACACTGATGCAGTTTGTCAAGGGTTGGATCAACAAAAGATGAATTGGAATGATAGGCTATTTCTTACCATGTACCCTAAGGAAAAAGGCGACCTCAAAGCGTGGCCAGCAAATCCCTCAAATTTCAGGTATCTATCTATCAATCGATCTTTTTcatttatcaatgtgggacatcAGACACTAATTAATTTGCGGACCATTTATTTGACAATTAATAATGAAaagaatattattttattattattgtttacaaacttttaggaaagacggtctaacggttagaccacttttatgcactgaaaccaattagttatgcactttaactaattagttaaccattgaaactaattagttaagtataaaattcaattagttaagcaatgaaactaattagttatgcaaccgaaccaattagttaagcattgaaccaattagttaaacaatgaaactgattagttaagcaatgagatcaattagttaagattttatgaattttaattaataataagtttgttaaaaaataataactactcgactcataaatttaactatttgtctttataccttaactattttgttattcaattagttacgattttattacttttagttatgttttacactagtttagttagtaccaaaaaagtggtctaacagttagacggtcttacacaaaagtttctcATTATTGTTTGTGGGTGGCAGGGAAATTGTGGACGGGTATATCAAAAATATAATAGACCTAGCTGAGGCTCTTTATAAGTCAGCGGCAAAGTCCCTGAACATAAGTGAAGACAGCTTCTGTTTAGAGAAAGAAGGGGTTATATTGTCAAGGTTCACCCTTTACCCAAAATGTCCTCGCCCCAAAAATGTACTTGGGTCCAAGCCACATTTAGATGGCTCACTTTTCACTATAGTCTTGGCTGATGAAGAAGGTCTCGAGGTCGAGAAAGATGGTCAGTGGTTCAAGGTTCCCGTCATTCCGGGTGCCCTCTTTGTCAATTTTGGCGACTTTGGTGAGGTAAATATAATCAAATTTAATTACTCCTTCCGTCCTACGTAGTATAATAAATAACAACTCCTAAGTCCTAACGCGTTATAATATATATTACAGGTGCTGACAAATGGGATATACAAAAGTACAAGGCATAGGGTGGTGACAAATCCCGCAAAGGATAGACTATCAGTCACAGCATTCTGTACCGTGGATGCAACTCGAGAACTCACACCCTTAACTGAATTGGTCACGGCAACTCGGCCTGCTTTGTACAAGAAGTTCAAAGTGTACGAGTATAAGGAGGGTGTTTGTTGTCAATGTGGGCCAGGGGAAAACGCCATTGATGCCGTCAAACTCGAGTTTCCCCAAATTTAATTTGGCCTAAATAATGTTTGTTACGTACCACGTACGTACTCCCTCTGCCCGTACGTGCAACCATCATACTACTTCGTAATTATTCatatatattaatatatatatatatatatatatatatatatatatatatatatatatatggatgTGTGATCACTCTTCTAGTTTGATTGGGAACATTGTTGTGAGTTGTTATCTATAAATAAGTGGAATATATGTGTGATTGTGTGAAAATATTAAGCATCTCTACCAGTATATGGAATGGTGAGAGGTATTTTACAGTTTAATACTTCATGATTGTATTATTGTAATTTTGCGTACGGGTTTTCTAAGACCTATATAAATTGTTTGTTATTATTGAATATATTATCCACTtgatattattaattactacgtaATACTGATTCTCTTATCTATCTACCTTCCTATTTTATACTTACTCTATTTGTTTTTACTTGCGACGTTGGtcgtttttaatttcttttatgcaaaaattataaaaatatattttaaaaaatttcacattgagacgaatcttaGTGATGGATGTCTTATATCCCCAACCCATCACCTAATTTACGGAGTACGTAAAGACATACAGAGTATTAATATGTTAAAGAAATTCAATTAGAAATCATTACTCCTTACTACTCCCTATGTTCTAACGTTTCCTGTTTTTTTAATTGAGTGTTATCCAAAACGTTtcctgtttttatttttatacttcCCACTTTTTCATGAGGAAGTcataacaacaaaaaaaatcaatgaaaaatggtacatgttttaatcGAAATGGTACTCTGTTTTTAATGAAATGTTACTCTTTTTAAcaaaatggtacatgtttttatcAAAATGGCACAATGTTTAatgaaatggtacttttttcaTTATCATGATTattgtttcttaatcatttgtaaaaacataacaaccaaaaaaatcaatgaaatggtacatgtttttaaTCGAAATAATACTCTGTTTTTAATGAAATAATACTCTTTTTAACAAAATGGTACTCTGTTTTTAATGAAATAATACTCTTTTTAACAAAATGGTACATGTATTTATCAAAATGGTACTATGTTTAATTAAATGGTATCTTTTTCATAATCATGATTATTGTTTCTTACGCAAATTTGCCTTTTCCCACCCAACTATCCcacatccttttttttttggtacttttatattaaacaattatttattttctccattccccataaaaaatacataacaataattatttttcttacATGCATATGCAATTTATTAATACTCGTGTTTTTCTCCAATCAGGAAACATAATTAatatggaacagagggagttCTTTAGGAAGCATGTACTATAACTTTTTCCTAAAACTTTAACGGGGTATTTGGTTCGCACAGGGTAAACGAAATGGATCACAGAAAGGGAATCAAggagaaaagaaagaaatgacTCTGATTCCCCCTATCTTTAAGGGTATGTCCCAGAAGTGGAATGAACTGCATCTTTGATATTCCGGCCAGTAGGAACACGTACAAGGGGGGGAGGagggtgaattgtaatttgaacttttataaagtttcttgcgTAACTTAGAAACAATAAAGGAACTGAGAAACACAGAGACAAAAGATAAACAATTaaggaaacttcttgacactaatcaagaagaaagAACCTCAAAAcccttttatattaaaataatacctcGATTACAGTAATACAATAACGCGAGTTCCTCTCTGACTCGAGTTCCTCACAGTAACCAACTCGGATTACAACTCTATTTTGCTTCTCTTTCTCTcggacttaaactctaagtctttaCAGGATAATTCAATCCTCTCACACTCGAAATACAATTCTGTTTTTAATGAGAACACTAGATATTAATAAAGCTTTAAGTATAtatggaacttaggaacttggATTTCACTAGGACACAAACTTGTTTAGGAAAATCTTTTTAAAACGATTCAGGATAGCTAATACTCTCATAATGTTTGTGTATCTTTTCCATAAAACGTTTAGCCTATTATAGAGATTATCCTTAGGGGttgttcccttcaaaaactcaacttCCAACTACCAgaactttggtctccacgtcccttgtcTTGAGGagcaaggggaagaccacttcccacgtcaAAACCAAAGTGTTGTTAGTGTTTTTGACCAAATCAAACTCcaaaaagattttctaaaacggTTTTATTTACTTACCAAAACTTAGGAGAAATTTTAGGAAAGATAGTTTTACTTGGAAATTAAGATAAAAcaaaaatctgattttattaaatacgtaaaacttatatttatttatttaaatactTTCCATAAAATTTGCTGCCAAATATTTTGATAAATACACCAATTAAATCCTAAGTTCCTGAGTTCCTTATATACCATTAGCAATATTAATATTCtacataaaatctaagtacaataaactacctagacttttatgTCTTCTCTTTTCTGAAACTCGCAACCCAGAAGCTTCAGTTGTTCCTACTCATGAACAGTGATGAGTTCCTTCCTTATGATAAAGGAACTCAGGATTAGAAACTTCATCTTTCTTCGCATATTTGAAAACTACTTGATTGTAGGAGTTGTTGCTCGAACTTTATTGACTTTGGTGCTCTAACTTTTACTGCTTCCAACTCAGGAACTCCAGTAGTCATTCCTAGTTCCTCCGAGGAACTTAAGCACTTAATTGAAAACATCAATCAACAATTAGAAAGTTTAAAACTAGGAAAAACAATATCATCTTGATTCCCCCTATCTGTTTGGGTATGTCCCAGAAACGAAATGAACTGCATCTTGATTTCCGTTATGGCTGTTTGGTTAAAAGCAGGGAATTAACTGTATTTTTTCATTCTAAACATGTATTTATTTAGAACCTGTTTAAAATATACATGTaatatgactaaaatttcttaTCTGCTTTTTGCTTTTACTTTAAATAGGAAAAAAAACaacttaaaaaataaagaatTAGCAAATTTTTACGCATCCAAATTGTCCAACTCCATTGATACTAGTACCTAAATTTCCATCTATCATGATGTAGCATATACATTATCTATTACTTGTAGCTAAATTTCCATCATCAAGTATTAAGTTGTTCAACACTTCTAGCTAAATTTCCATCGTCACTTCAAATGTCTTCCCCTTGTGTGTCACGCCGTAGATAAGCGAGTTATCGGAGCTAGGTTAGACCCCGTGTGTCACGCTCGGTGGTCGCCTGGTAGGAGACTCCAATGTCTTCCCTTTACTGTTGTTGAAGATCTAGGGTGGATAGAATAGACTCTAATATCTTCAAAAACATTTGTTGCACAAGGTACATTatttgcatattatcaaaccaGGAAACAAAATTAAACTCAAATAtaccaattgtctgttggttcagtggtgattggggctgaacttggtaggaggactcgtgttcgatcccccgcaacaacaattgggaggagaATATAActtatccacccagaactctccccgaatccggattagtcctaatggtgaaccgggtgctaacaccaaaaaaacaaaaaaaattaacagtAAATATCAATATTAGATATATCTATATCGCATCATTCAATATCAATAGAGATACGATTTATTTGATTAGTGTTTCtcattgtttttaattttttatgtatAATATCTTATTATCTTGGAGCAAcatcccctaaaataattaaaagtttTGGCCACGAAAGAAAGGTAAGTAGTATTTTCTAGTACGTCTCTACATCTCTCTACAtatgttattatttttgttagtttttaatttatattgtttatatccCTTTTCCAGTCTGTGTCATAACTGAACATCAAGGCTATAATGACGACCCTTGAAACATACATTTCTAGAATGTATGGCCAAAAGTACCATCTTTGTAATAGGGCACATGAAAATGAACTTATGTGCCCTAAAAAGAAGGTCATCACACAAAACTCTAATCCCCTCACTAAACACACATAGTTACATCAAATCCTTGTCAACAAACCCATATAACCATCTCTTGGTTATGATTCAAAGATTCTAGATTTGAAATAGACAATTTATAGTAATATGTTTTTTAGAACAACAGAGAAACTGCATTGGTCGCTCATAAATGATATTGATCGATACTCGTGTCTTATTACTGAATTATTTGGTACAAATGGCATCCGTTTGGGTAACCTTATCATGATAAATAAAGATatgtttatatattattaaggataaaataaaattttctctttgtttttgcGTATAATTGGCCACAAAAGAAATTTACGTAGCACTTTGTAGTACTCTGCTACTTTCCCGTCTATGTCATAAAGGGCCATGGCGACTCTTGAAACATTTCATCAATGTATGGCCAAAATTAACATGTTTATATTAGGGCACATAAAGATAAACTAATTGCCCCAAAAAGATGGTCATCACACAAAACTCCTAATCCCCTCTCTGAACACACATTGCTACATCAAATCCTTGTCAACAAACCCATCTAACCATCGCTTGGTAATAATTCAAAGATTCGATATTTAAAGTAGACAATTAAGTGGGtacaaaataaataattcgTATGTTTTTAGAATAAATATAGacattgttgtttttgttgctaAGAAATGACGATGGTACTAATATCttactactacctccgtttcacaaAGTTCTTTACGTTTTGAAAAACGTttctaaaaatcaaaactttgaccatatataaattctcactattatatttattaacAAGTTATACGTAGTACGTATTAACAAGTTATTTACACAAATGGCATTTGTTTGATGAACCTTATAATGATAAAAATACATAAATCCATATTTTCcaataaaattgaaaagttttaatcCGTATTTAGGTGTGAATGACAATGAAAATGGAATATACTTATACTTAACCAACAATAAATTATTGgtgttttaatttgttaaattgaAAGGGGTTTAACATAAGTCTTCCACtcgtatttaattaattatctttTCTTTTATTGCTTATTTTGTGGTTAACACGAAATAAATGGAATGTCTTATCAGCCATTAGTCATTACTGAAGGGCATAGTTAGAACGAGGGGaccaaattaataatttttatattattaggAAAATAATTAAGTGTTCCTCGTTATTGTTACGTACGCAGTGGCGGCACCAGTAAGGGttcagtgggttcaactgaacccttACTGAACCGGACAAATTACATAAATAACAACAAACGCAGCATTATAACGGAAATAACGTGAGTGCTTTAGTGGTTTTGTTTCAACTTGCTAAACCAGCGATTTGAGTTCGATTCCCATCAGACTACTCATTTATTCTTTTTCCCTTTCCTCCCTTTTTTAAACagttcttttcatttattcttttACCCTTTCCTCCCTCTTTTAAACagtttcttttcatttattcttttCCCTTTCCTCCTCTTTTATagatttcattcaattataataaaaaaaaaaactacaaaaGATATCAGTCCACCAGGCGGTAATTTGTTTACTTCTCTCAAAGATATAATTTATTTCTAGTCGAGAACGATGCATGTAATACTGTAATAGTAATACAACATTTTCAAAACATGAAAAATGATCGATGTGTATTTTTTTAGTTGTTATTATAATAGAAACTGTGTATTGCGTACCACCAAATTCTTAGTTGTAACTAGTATTTGGCCCCAGATGATACCCCGGATTATAATgtgaataacaattaattatatttcttaatgaaattatgtttggatttttttacaaaatactattttttgtaatatattcacattaattttgcaaagaaaacatGTAAAAGGTCATAGCTTAATTGGATAATGGTCTAGTGTTGATTGTTGAAATATGAGGTCACACGTTTGAATCTTATGCAAACCACATCTTATACTTTGAGGGAGAAAGCGCGTTACGCGCGTGGCATGTAAACGTTTgtaacaaaaaaagaaattttGATGTTTGATTTTATTACGTAACTAAAAATTTTGAACCCTTAAGCAAAGAATCCTGGCACCGCCACTGTACGTACGTAAATTATCTTCATTATTTCAGGGGCATGATAACAAAAGAAATTTAAGTACTCCACTACTCCATTAGTTTTTACACTTATTGGCCAAAAAAAATACTGAATATGAAATAAGTTGTTGTTTGGTTATCGATcgaatacggagtacttcctcCATCTATTTTACTTGCACAATTTTTCTTTTATGGAAGTTGTATATTAGTTGCACCATTTCCTTTAAcgcactacaagaaattatactattaacgacgggaaatcccgtcgcgaaaggccaataatcattgattaacgacgggatttcctgtcgcgaacccgtcataaaagagggccgtcgttaatagaaaatctcgtcgttaacccgtcgtaaaagacattttacgacggttattcccgtcattgtttggttgttagccccgtcgcgaaagtcgcaaaaggctttcgcgacggaatttttgacccgtcgtaattaggttgtcgttaaagatacaaattcttgtagtgacgGTATGTTTCACGTGTTTTTTATTTCACACACTAAATACCAATTTCACCCTTACCATTGTTTCCTAACTTTCTCCCTATCTTTTATTTGTTATTATATGTGAACTTTTTGATATTTATAATTTGTCTTAATCTTTGTGTCCAGTCTAAATGGtgcaagttaaaaaaaaaaggagaaaatattattttattgaaaaaatagatGTGATAAAAGGGtacttttttaattgaatgtgtGAGAGTGTAAGACCCTAAATTTTTTGTACTGGAAAGAGAGATGGGTTAAAATAATTGTAGTCTTCTGTAAAATAGAAGTGTAAAAACTAATTGAAacaaatgaaaatggaaagtgtaAAAACTAATATGAGACAATTAGATAGAGTAACATTTTGTAGTACTCGGCTAGCTATCTCCATAACCCTTATAGCTAGTCTCTAATAAGATTGTCTGACACTTATTTAACTGTCACACCATGCTCATTAGTATTTCGACTGCATAGGAGGTGTATGGCGTGACATTTAGTTTGACAATTACTAACTGTCAATCAGACGATCTTTCATAAGAATTTATATATCTCTTATTGTTTTCAGTGTTTGCACGCCCTTTCCTGT contains these protein-coding regions:
- the LOC110785586 gene encoding protein SRG1, producing the protein MAAPACCLPPNNDLASRLVQKIAQTVKDDIPDQFLHKDGFPEAKDIAQFWTDSLLIDLSLISSGDKDEFAKFQSVLSTWGCFLVKNHGIEESFLEEVIEVSREFFSLPFGEKMKYYTDDIFQGYDTDAVCQGLDQQKMNWNDRLFLTMYPKEKGDLKAWPANPSNFREIVDGYIKNIIDLAEALYKSAAKSLNISEDSFCLEKEGVILSRFTLYPKCPRPKNVLGSKPHLDGSLFTIVLADEEGLEVEKDGQWFKVPVIPGALFVNFGDFGEVLTNGIYKSTRHRVVTNPAKDRLSVTAFCTVDATRELTPLTELVTATRPALYKKFKVYEYKEGVCCQCGPGENAIDAVKLEFPQI